The nucleotide sequence GACACCACCCCTCCCCAGTGTTGATGACCTGAAATGAAATGAAGGCTAAAATATGATTATCAAGTTCATTGTATGCAAGACCATGATCCTTGATATTACATGTCAGGCAAATGAAAATTCAACAGTAAATTAgttcataagaaataaaatccTACAGTTGGAAGTTGCCAGTAGAAACATCTCTTTCATTCATTCTTACACGGcccaaaaagagttaaaattgcATAAGCAATGTCAATAGAGtcataaaattaaaaggaaaacgAATATTTACCATCTCAGACACATCAGTGATGGAGCAACATGAATCAAGTGAGAAATATGGAGAAGATGAGTGGTCTGAGAAAAAGCCAAACTGCCTTAAGTCTTCAATGCACACGAGAAGATGCTCTTCAAGCACAAACAGTGATCTTGAAACCCACAAATCATCTGGTCAATTTTAAACTAAGTGGTGAGCTTTGAAAAAGACGATGAGTACATAATCTTAAACAAAAAAGTATCAAGAATTCCTTGTATTCCAAGAACACGGAATCAATAATGTACAGAAATGAACTTCAAATTTTATCAAGTTAGGACTCAAGAACATAGTTTGGAACTATATGAAAAGGATGCTAGTTACATGAATCTGAAGTTACTATTGTAAGTCATAACTAAATTCTGCCAGATTCTGATTAAAATAGTAAGGTTATCAGAGAGTTACACCACGGACACCATTCAGAATAGGTATACTGCCATTTACGGGAGACTAAAGGACTGCTGAGTGATGGATGTGCAGCATACTACATTTATCACCATGTGAATCTTTGTAGTGCTTCATACATATGCACTTCATGAATAACACTTCGTACATATGTTATTTGTATATGCACTTCATGAATAACACTTCAAACATGTAAAATCAAAGTAATGCAACATATGCATACATATGATGtagcatttatatatatccgTACCTTTCATATTTTTGCACCAAAAAAATACCATTGAATATTGGAACATGTTCATTTTTGAACTTCCACATATATGCCTTTCAAAGAATTCAACCTGAACCTGCTCCAAACTGCCATTTAAATTTCCAAGCCACCATCCATCATAAACAAGAAATGAGAATGTACAAAGACTGCACAAAAATTTACAACTTGCTTATGACCAACAACAGTTTAACATTTCAACATAATAAGGCAGAGACTACAAGGCTCACCTTTGCATGGAACAGTTTTGCATCCTTGTATCTGAATCAGAGAAGTGCAATATATACAGTAATTCCCTTGATATATCAATACTCCTTGTAGTGAACAGATATGTTATGCCCTCCTCAATGCACAGCCTACCAAATCCATGGAAAGAgacattttagaaaaattctgTTGATCAGTAGTTTCTAGATACAGTTGAACTCACTACCTCAACATTTGAAGTCCCAACCCAATTAAAACCTCTCTAACATCTTCAGTTCTGTGGCAACCCATTTGACTTAAGGTAATTCCTGCAAAATGGCAATAGATTGAATACTTACATCACAACCATTAAGCAACATTAGATAGAAAACGAATTGTATGCCTCCTGCAAAGAATTCATACCACAACAAACCTAACCTGACCCATCAGTCTTGGTGTCAATGAGCAATAAATACAACTTGTTCTCGCTGCTCAGTACCACAGCAACTTCTCTGTTTAGATGGAAAAGAGATTAGGACACGGGATAGACAAGAGTTCCTGATCATGTACCCAGATGTGGATGTGTTTAATTCCATTGAAAAAAACATGGACCATAAAGTAAAGATATCCAGGAGAACAATACATTGCATGACATTATCGAACCACTAGGagcatatcataaaaataaaaatacaaagtaATTCATGTCCATTGACAATCAGAACATTTGGAAGTGAACTGAGAAAGGACAGGAATGCTTAATTTGAACCCAACATAAAAGCTATGGGCCTGCTCAGTTGtaaaaaacattttctaatttttcaactttatactaTCTATGAATTGTAAAACGTCAAAAagattttttctaaattttctgaaaatgaatGCTATCACTTTTCAAATACAAAATGTTAGAGCatgtttagttataaaattgcagtttgaaaacaaatttttttttccagagcAGAACGGCCCCTGTCTGTTTCATCCAACACAATGTGAATACCTAGCATCCTGTCACTTCCAACAAATATCAAGAATGCACTTTCAAAGGATGACCAATCGTCAAAAGCTAACACATCAGCTTTCATCTGAATATTCAACCTAAGGCTAATTTGGACAACTGAAAGAGGATTGGAGATGAGAATTTAATGCGGAAAAATTAATGCATCTGTGTTTGACACGCCAAAGACAGATCAGTGTTTCAAGCACCATAAAGAAGCTGTTCCTTCGAAATTTCAATTGCTAAGAGAGACATCAGATAATGAGGACCATGGTCACATACCCTTCTCTGTAGCCAGACTTCTGCTCAATTATGCAATTGCAATGCATACACATCCTACAAGTTTCATGAACTCCTATGTCAGCCAAACTGGAATTGAAATAATCCTCTATGATGTCATCTGCCCCCGAGTATTGTAACCCAGAAAGGACTCCAGTTCTGTTATGGGTAAAAGAGGTAGCAGCACCCCATGTCTGTTTGTTATCAATTGTCTTCTGAGCACTACCATGAAGAATATATCTTGGTCCTGCATCCTCCATGGTGTCTGTACAAATACCTGACTTTAGTGGCGGTTCCAGTACACTATACTCCTCTGATAGCAAAACAGTTCTTCTTTTGGGCTTCTTTTTGTGACATTTCTTTTCGGCCTCTTGGTTCACACGATGTCTAGTGCCATTGTCATTCTCAATGGTAGGAAAATTCTTGTCCCACAACTGTGGCAAGTAGTCTGACTCCACTAGTTTTAGAGCACCCATTGATAGCTCAACACATGGATCAGACAAATATAAACCATTCTGTGCTACCTGGGAAGCTCCGGGATCCTTGTCATGATGTCTATCTTCAGGCTGGCACATTGACGAATGGCTGCTAGTCTCAGACAACTCGTCGATCAGTGACTGATCACCTTTAGGAATAAAGGACCCAAATTCAGTGGAATCATCTTCACTACAACTGGTGTTACTATCAGATGATGCTGCTGAATATGACTCTGCAGATAGCTGCAAAAATTCCTCTTCTAAGTTGTGGCGCCGATGCAGAATGTCTTCTTGATAATGAGGTGGCGATCCTGCATAACCAGGTGGTGTACCCGAAGGATCAAGATGAGAGTTTCCAGCTCTCATAAAGAAAAATCCTTTACCAGGATAAGATTTCATTTGCTCCTGCTTTGTATCCATTCTTCCAGTAACAGGTTCAGGTTTACTGCTGGTATGTCCCATAGAGAATTTAAATTCCACTTTACTAGTTTGCTCATAATATTGATAAGCATTGAAACCGGTGGAAATAGCTGCAAAAGAGCTGCCAGATTCCAAAAAGTTCATCCTACTCTGATCACCTGAAGCCTGAACAGAGTCAGAAACATATTGTGAGCTCTCACCAAGATACCTGTGTCTTGTCCTGTGTTTCCGATAATGTTCTTTATCAGGATTTAATGTACCAACATCACATTTACTACTTTCTATCAGTTTCTCAGAATCCCGATTTAACCATTCGTCAAAACCTTGCAACCATAAAGCAGAATGCTCTTGTTTCCTGAGTTCAATTCTGTTCATCAAACCAACAATTTCAGCTTCCTCCTCAGAGGCGATGTTCTCATCTCTGCTTTGAGTCTCATTCTCACATGACACCGATTCTTGGTCTGAGCCTACATATCTTGACTGCCCTTCACTTTCAATACTAGCAAGGCGAGAATGTTTCTTCTGCAGGTTTGTGGATAGAACaggtttttcataaaatttcaaCCCAACAAAAGCATAGGCAATGaaggaaaattaaggaaaaagaaagaaaagtaaatTTGAATATTAGAAAGACAAATTGCCAATTGATTTCAGTAGTAATGTACCCTTTTTGTGTTGATGGTTCCTTCCAATTCAGCATCACCTTTAGCTGGGGAATAAAATCCAAAGCTAGCAGGCCTTTTCTGCCTGCTTGCTATAATAATTTGCCGCTTCCAAATTTCTCCAGTACAAATTTTCCTCTCATCTAATAACAACTAGAGCGGTGCAAGGCAGGTCAGCATGTAAAGCCAAAGGACTATGAACTGAGACAACTACTTACTAGGAGGGGCTTGGGGAcgggaaaaaaatataatatttataccaGACAACCTTTTTTTGTCCCTGTCCTTTCTGCCAAATGGAATTTTAGAGGACAAAATAACTGTCAACAAACTTATACGCAACAACTTACCTTTTCTGGGTAAGGAAAAATGCTAAACACTTGTGCTCTGTACCATTGTGCACAGCATAAAGGATTTCCTTCCAACCACAGGCTCAGTAGAGATGGAAGGCTGGCTAGTATCTCTAGTTCTGAGAAATTGGAAATAACATTGTAGGAAAGATCAAGGCCTTCAAGTGACTTCAAATTATCAATCCCACACAACGTTGTTAGAGCATTGTTCCTCAGAACAAGTTTGACAATTTGACAGGAGACCTGCACAGAGCATCAAGCTTGATATATGTATGGGTCAAAACCTAATTCATAAAGATTGGACAACTCAAAAACAAGCCCTACCACCTTTCAAAAGAGAAAAGGCTGGGGCACATATTGAAGTTGGTAACAACATGACTGTTTTTACTTGTATAATTAGACAAACTGTCAGCCAACTTATGGAACCACAATATATGGTACTAGTTTCATACATAGATTTCAAATTTCAGTTTTATGTGTAGACCAGCAAAATAGGATTATAAGTAAATGGAATAAACTAAGCATTATTTTAACCTTATGTGCTGGTTGGGGATGGACCCTGTACCCATTGGCAGCCAAgggattttttttctctccataCCCGCACCCCAAATGGGCAGGTCTGCAAGTAACTATTGCCATACCCCATATGCTTCTCAACTTAAGTGGTCCCTTGGCATCTTCTTTGGTTAAAAATTTACTATacctattaaataaaataaccgTTTTAGCATAcacaatttttttgaataaaaatgtgATAAAAGAACCACACTTTCCTAGGAAGGTGGACATGATTCAATGCTGATTGAGGCTATATTAATTGGGTGATCACCTGAATATTGACATAAAATGTTGATTGATTATTAATTGGTTTCCCTATTTGACTGATATGCCATTAACTTCTGCACCTTATCAACCTCCTATATAAATCCATAAATGTTGTTGACCAAGACTATGAGATAATCTTGGGCTCATAAATTATGAAGGTAATAAAGGTTTACTTGCATAATGTTGACCAACATTATGACGGTAGTGTTGCACTCACAAATTGATGTTTCAAGGTTGGGGAAGAGCAAATGcaaagttcaaaatatttttgtaccAATAACTCTTGATAGGAAGTaaggtcaaaatatttttgtaccAATAACTCTTGATTGTAAGTACGTATATTAAACttcaaatagtattttttttccaactatttacaaaatcaaattagaagtttctgatttggattttttttttttgtctgaataattttaaaaggttttgagaaaatacctctctctctctctctctctctgtggcaGAGGAGTGGAAGATAATTGCCCTTGTATGGATAGCAGTAGGAAGCACAGGACCGGTACCCTTGTCTGGGAGAAAGTTTTATAACAGATGGGAAGGGAAGAGGAGGGGAGGATATGCCTAATGATAGCAATAAGTACCTGCCCCAGCGGGTACCAGCCAAACCGAACCATTTGTTGGGCAGGCTTCGGCAACAAAATTTTCTCATGTGGCAAGTATGCACAAAAGAAAAATTCCCCACCCAGCAATGGGTAAGGAATGGATATGGGGTCCCTACCCtgcacatatttataaataattcttatttattttacatacttattttggtttttttctaTCTAGATATAGGATTTTcgtcttaaaaaaaattaatgttcaGATCTACCCATTCTTATTGTCAAATTCAGCCCTATAATACTTTATCTACTAtgttagtttttaaaaaaaattaaaaattactttatcTGTCAATGTGTTTTTTcttgcattattttatttttttatattttagtagtACTTTAAAATGTCAAATGGTAATATGACGGGATAAAAAAAGGTTGAGCATACAAAATAGTTTTTAGAGAAATTATTCTGCAGAATTGCTTAAAAAATTGATCAAGTAACAGGCATCTAATGAACACTCATTACTCAACGGAGATGGGATAGGAATGGAAAATTGTAGAGTACACAATTGGGAAGGGTAGGGAGTGGGAAGGGAAATCAATAATGAACATTgttattgattttattattttatccttattatttttataaaaatccttattattttttaaagtaaagagtaaatttgtcattttgtttttactattttaccaCGAGTCCTAAGCCTGAAAAAATGAGGGTTATATTAGGTAGGTGACAGCCAATGCAAAAACTTGTCCAATCAAATATCATGAATTCTacagaaatgaaaaatgcatGGAGGTCCATAATTcaacctagtgggattaagacttggGATTATTGCAATTGTTGTTACTGTTTCATCCCCTTCCATTCTCTATCCAAACAAAGTAAAACTACATCACTCTCCTTTATATTCCATCCTTCCCAAACAATGAGAGAGTAACAACGTTTATGTTATTTCCATTaaccttctatttctttttgattATGTACCTTTCTGTCCCCTACCTGGCTACCCCACCCCTTTACCAAACAAAGCACTTTGGTTAGAGTTACTTCCATTTGGTAATGCAGACACACAGACTGATTTGGAAGGAATGCGAACTTATTCCCACTCCTAACCTGGCTAAGAGAAATTGCATGGCTTCCTTCTCTCGAGTTGGCTCAGGGAGTTCTACAACTACTCAgtttaaagaaaataccatCTTGATATCTCAATAAGTCCCTTAGTTAGCAGAAGGTTACTCCTCCTATCTCATCACAATTCATTCAAAAGAAtgttttttcttcctcttgttttctattttgcaCCATCTACCACAGAGATCAAACAAAGTTATTAAAGAGACAAAAACCAAGTTCTTAAGAAATGAACATGAATtcattttagttaaaatttgaTTAAGTAGTGAAAATGGTGATAATATCTCGTTGAAAGTGTACTACTCAACTAGATAAGAGTGCTGTGACTAGGTTTATGAGCAAGCAAAAGCACCTTCCAAGAATTAAATGCATCAAAACAGAACTCATTAATAATGGACATGAATGAAATCAGAATTTCAATAAGTCCAACCTCATTAAATGATTGAACAGATCTCAGTTGATTAAATCCAAGATCCAGGTGCCTCAATCTTGTACACTTTCGGAGATTATCCACCTTCGCAAACTTGTTTCTACTTAAATCAAGGGTCTCCACAACAGGGAGAAGTTGCAAAGATTCATCCATCAGAACTAGACCATTACAAGCACATGAAACAAAGGACAACCGGTTCCACTGTGGGGAGTCTCTTATCTCAGCAATTCTACTTGCAAATACATGCCGCAGTGCATCCTACAGTATCCGTGAAACAATCGTAAGCACAAGATTGCTACAAAATTCTGCTGTTCATAACAGAATAGATCTTTACAATTGGTGAATATGCCAAAAAGGAAGAATTTGATCTCATAAAAATACCAAttcaatatacaaaattaatagtAATAGTATCAAACTCAACAAATAACTTAAACTGTAACATTCAAACAGGAATGTAAAGTCTCGAATCTTATATTCCCCCCGGATTATCAGATATCACAGCAGAAACGAAGAAGTAGCTGCTATTTAATTTTCACCACTGTCCGCAATAAGTTACAATTAGCAAACAAACTCACAGTAGAATTGTGACAGACGATTTTCTCCAATGTATGCCTCAATTCGAGGAGTCCCCGGGCAGCGTTAGTCGAGAGATCGCATCCGCGGAGCTCCAGGACCTTCAGCCGGATGAAGGCAAGCAGCGAGAGGGGCGTGGGGTCTCGGGCCGGGTGCGGCAACACGGAGACCACTTTGAGGGAAGTCAAGAGGCGCAGAATCCTGCGGAGATGCTCGAGGGCACGGTGGTCGCCGAGGTCGGAGATGTAGGCGCGGAGGTAGTCGACGGGGGCGCCAACGAGCAGGGCCTCGAGCTCGGCGAGCGCCTCGAGCCTGGACTGGACGTAGTGGAGGCCGACGGGATTGAGCTTGAGAACTAGGGTTCCGTCGATCAACGGCCCCGCTTGATTGTCCACGAACTTCACCAGCGACTCCAGGTACCGATCTCCGGTGACAACCACCATTCTTCCGAATTGCGAAGAAGACTCCTAGGGCTTTTTCGGTAGGCGAAATTCAGGAAGAGAAGGGAGGTTTCGGCGGAATTGAATGGGAGAGATAAACGGCCATGGATA is from Diospyros lotus cultivar Yz01 chromosome 2, ASM1463336v1, whole genome shotgun sequence and encodes:
- the LOC127794555 gene encoding uncharacterized protein LOC127794555 isoform X1 translates to MVVVTGDRYLESLVKFVDNQAGPLIDGTLVLKLNPVGLHYVQSRLEALAELEALLVGAPVDYLRAYISDLGDHRALEHLRRILRLLTSLKVVSVLPHPARDPTPLSLLAFIRLKVLELRGCDLSTNAARGLLELRHTLEKIVCHNSTDALRHVFASRIAEIRDSPQWNRLSFVSCACNGLVLMDESLQLLPVVETLDLSRNKFAKVDNLRKCTRLRHLDLGFNQLRSVQSFNEVSCQIVKLVLRNNALTTLCGIDNLKSLEGLDLSYNVISNFSELEILASLPSLLSLWLEGNPLCCAQWYRAQVFSIFPYPEKLLLDERKICTGEIWKRQIIIASRQKRPASFGFYSPAKGDAELEGTINTKRKKHSRLASIESEGQSRYVGSDQESVSCENETQSRDENIASEEEAEIVGLMNRIELRKQEHSALWLQGFDEWLNRDSEKLIESSKCDVGTLNPDKEHYRKHRTRHRYLGESSQYVSDSVQASGDQSRMNFLESGSSFAAISTGFNAYQYYEQTSKVEFKFSMGHTSSKPEPVTGRMDTKQEQMKSYPGKGFFFMRAGNSHLDPSGTPPGYAGSPPHYQEDILHRRHNLEEEFLQLSAESYSAASSDSNTSCSEDDSTEFGSFIPKGDQSLIDELSETSSHSSMCQPEDRHHDKDPGASQVAQNGLYLSDPCVELSMGALKLVESDYLPQLWDKNFPTIENDNGTRHRVNQEAEKKCHKKKPKRRTVLLSEEYSVLEPPLKSGICTDTMEDAGPRYILHGSAQKTIDNKQTWGAATSFTHNRTGVLSGLQYSGADDIIEDYFNSSLADIGVHETCRMCMHCNCIIEQKSGYREGEVAVVLSSENKLYLLLIDTKTDGSGITLSQMGCHRTEDVREVLIGLGLQMLRLCIEEGITYLFTTRSIDISRELLYILHFSDSDTRMQNCSMQSLCTFSFLVYDGWWLGNLNGSLEQVQVEFFERHICGSSKMNMFQYSMVFFWCKNMKDDLWVSRSLFVLEEHLLVCIEDLRQFGFFSDHSSSPYFSLDSCCSITDVSEMVINTGEGWCLTLALERVSSEFCPSQKARRAKENTSRTKKNPALGPSPWKIRWFSESSLLNFVALVKAIHSGLADSASSLVVRYDS
- the LOC127794555 gene encoding uncharacterized protein LOC127794555 isoform X2 encodes the protein MVVVTGDRYLESLVKFVDNQAGPLIDGTLVLKLNPVGLHYVQSRLEALAELEALLVGAPVDYLRAYISDLGDHRALEHLRRILRLLTSLKVVSVLPHPARDPTPLSLLAFIRLKVLELRGCDLSTNAARGLLELRHTLEKIVCHNSTDALRHVFASRIAEIRDSPQWNRLSFVSCACNGLVLMDESLQLLPVVETLDLSRNKFAKVDNLRKCTRLRHLDLGFNQLRSVQSFNEVSCQIVKLVLRNNALTTLCGIDNLKSLEGLDLSYNVISNFSELEILASLPSLLSLWLEGNPLCCAQWYRAQVFSIFPYPEKLLLDERKICTGEIWKRQIIIASRQKRPASFGFYSPAKGDAELEGTINTKRKKHSRLASIESEGQSRYVGSDQESVSCENETQSRDENIASEEEAEIVGLMNRIELRKQEHSALWLQGFDEWLNRDSEKLIESSKCDVGTLNPDKEHYRKHRTRHRYLGESSQYVSDSVQASGDQSRMNFLESGSSFAAISTGFNAYQYYEQTSKVEFKFSMGHTSSKPEPVTGRMDTKQEQMKSYPGKGFFFMRAGNSHLDPSGTPPGYAGSPPHYQEDILHRRHNLEEEFLQLSAESYSAASSDSNTSCSEDDSTEFGSFIPKGDQSLIDELSETSSHSSMCQPEDRHHDKDPGASQVAQNGLYLSDPCVELSMGALKLVESDYLPQLWDKNFPTIENDNGTRHRVNQEAEKKCHKKKPKRRTVLLSEEYSVLEPPLKSGICTDTMEDAGPRYILHGSAQKTIDNKQTWGAATSFTHNRTGVLSGLQYSGADDIIEDYFNSSLADIGVHETCRMCMHCNCIIEQKSGYREGEVAVVLSSENKLYLLLIDTKTDGSGITLSQMGCHRTEDVREVLIGLGLQMLRLCIEEGITYLFTTRSIDISRELLYILHFSDSDTRMQNCSMQSLEQVQVEFFERHICGSSKMNMFQYSMVFFWCKNMKDDLWVSRSLFVLEEHLLVCIEDLRQFGFFSDHSSSPYFSLDSCCSITDVSEMVINTGEGWCLTLALERVSSEFCPSQKARRAKENTSRTKKNPALGPSPWKIRWFSESSLLNFVALVKAIHSGLADSASSLVVRYDS
- the LOC127794555 gene encoding uncharacterized protein LOC127794555 isoform X3; translation: MVVVTGDRYLESLVKFVDNQAGPLIDGTLVLKLNPVGLHYVQSRLEALAELEALLVGAPVDYLRAYISDLGDHRALEHLRRILRLLTSLKVVSVLPHPARDPTPLSLLAFIRLKVLELRGCDLSTNAARGLLELRHTLEKIVCHNSTDALRHVFASRIAEIRDSPQWNRLSFVSCACNGLVLMDESLQLLPVVETLDLSRNKFAKVDNLRKCTRLRHLDLGFNQLRSVQSFNEVSCQIVKLVLRNNALTTLCGIDNLKSLEGLDLSYNVISNFSELEILASLPSLLSLWLEGNPLCCAQWYRAQVFSIFPYPEKLLLDERKICTGEIWKRQIIIASRQKRPASFGFYSPAKGDAELEGTINTKRKKHSRLASIESEGQSRYVGSDQESVSCENETQSRDENIASEEEAEIVGLMNRIELRKQEHSALWLQGFDEWLNRDSEKLIESSKCDVGTLNPDKEHYRKHRTRHRYLGESSQYVSDSVQASGDQSRMNFLESGSSFAAISTGFNAYQYYEQTSKVEFKFSMGHTSSKPEPVTGRMDTKQEQMKSYPGKGFFFMRAGNSHLDPSGTPPGYAGSPPHYQEDILHRRHNLEEEFLQLSAESYSAASSDSNTSCSEDDSTEFGSFIPKGDQSLIDELSETSSHSSMCQPEDRHHDKDPGASQVAQNGLYLSDPCVELSMGALKLVESDYLPQLWDKNFPTIENDNGTRHRVNQEAEKKCHKKKPKRRTVLLSEEYSVLEPPLKSGICTDTMEDAGPRYILHGSAQKTIDNKQTWGAATSFTHNRTGVLSGLQYSGADDIIEDYFNSSLADIGVHETCRMCMHCNCIIEQKSGYREGEVAVVLSSENKLYLLLIDTKTDGSGITLSQMGCHRTEDVREVLIGLGLQMLRLCIEEGITYLFTTRSIDISRELLYILHFSDSDTRMQNCSMQRFRLNSLKGIYVEVQK